The following are encoded in a window of Candidatus Zixiibacteriota bacterium genomic DNA:
- a CDS encoding flavin reductase, producing the protein MNLDALLTLSYGVYVVSSRLGDKLNGQISNTAMQVSSSPPLITVAINKGALTHECIAEAGVFAVTILSEKAPLEFIGRFGFKSGRDVDKFEGIDYRLTQTQSPYPTDYALSVLDAEVIKSDDMGSHTLFTGKIVDARIIGEGIPMTYQFYRENLRGKTPPTAPTYKGEQVPPDDAKEMDENKATAAGRSYVCEVCGYVYDPAQGDPDNGIEPGTKFEDLPDDWRCPVCDANKSEFEPV; encoded by the coding sequence ATGAATCTTGATGCCCTGCTTACGCTGAGTTATGGGGTTTACGTCGTCAGTTCGCGATTGGGCGACAAGCTCAACGGCCAGATATCCAATACGGCGATGCAGGTATCAAGCTCACCGCCTCTGATTACGGTCGCCATCAACAAAGGCGCATTGACTCATGAATGTATTGCGGAAGCCGGCGTTTTTGCCGTTACGATTTTATCTGAGAAGGCCCCGCTCGAATTTATCGGACGGTTCGGTTTTAAAAGCGGCCGTGATGTGGATAAATTTGAGGGTATTGATTATCGCCTGACGCAAACCCAATCGCCTTATCCGACTGATTATGCCTTGTCGGTGTTGGACGCCGAAGTTATCAAATCCGACGATATGGGTTCGCATACATTGTTCACCGGGAAAATCGTTGACGCCCGGATAATCGGTGAAGGCATCCCAATGACATATCAGTTTTATCGCGAGAATTTGCGTGGTAAGACTCCGCCCACAGCGCCTACTTATAAAGGTGAGCAAGTCCCTCCAGATGATGCGAAAGAAATGGATGAAAACAAAGCTACGGCGGCCGGTCGAAGCTATGTATGCGAAGTATGCGGATATGTCTATGATCCGGCGCAGGGTGATCCTGATAACGGTATAGAGCCGGGTACTAAATTTGAAGATTTGCCTGATGATTGGCGCTGTCCGGTATGCGACGCCAATAAAAGCGAATTCGAGCCTGTCTAA
- a CDS encoding ABC transporter substrate-binding protein: MRYFFITALVLVLVCGSTIWGQYVESQIIQVRLNRLYFEHGVEGGIFAGTPFAVYCGENEIISGIIDYAGPGISFSRPIAEIDERLFSDSCLARLTTAVVDTKAVITLGTDLPLELFNISRETLFERVNDSIFPTLADSLSISGRELTLYLNPSIRYSDDTRLNSETVHWWLDDLNYRSRSYAVRYFFAKLKPLNEDGIEIIDGFTLHLRFKQPFPRAGYFLSHPDFQVYNRSYLGTGAFREIGQAMAGEQLRAFVPNESYRGDIPQVEKIIIKYFRQSYRMKFEYENDMSDGYIGFGYEDDLAGVYEAKALYPYLAVMLAGIGGDSFSRGLLPSSIYYRYDPERRHLYFPYGATESILRWIIRDDSAEPAGRYHPFDTERGRSLHRIILNNAPRVEICYDNSLLYETGRYVADIAAREGTIADLKKYNYGQSFDIHVAFFPASDNIIPFALISAVLELNDQNSTLPQDQRMNRPGWDDLGRGTSLLNPENRDRFFARAEATIFEEASFFPLFRPWIYAVGSDRFKGMKFDFYGIPDLDDITAFRAFTIGGN, translated from the coding sequence ATGAGATATTTTTTTATCACAGCTTTGGTATTGGTTTTGGTGTGTGGTTCGACAATATGGGGGCAGTATGTCGAATCACAAATTATTCAGGTCAGGCTGAATCGCCTCTATTTTGAACACGGCGTTGAAGGCGGGATTTTTGCCGGGACGCCCTTTGCGGTATATTGCGGTGAGAATGAAATTATTTCAGGAATCATCGATTATGCCGGACCCGGAATATCTTTTAGCCGCCCCATTGCTGAAATTGATGAGCGTCTGTTTTCCGATAGTTGTCTTGCCCGCTTGACGACGGCGGTGGTCGATACCAAAGCGGTAATTACACTCGGCACCGATTTGCCACTTGAGTTATTCAATATTTCGCGTGAGACATTATTTGAAAGAGTTAATGATTCAATATTTCCGACGCTGGCGGATTCTCTCAGTATATCCGGGCGGGAATTGACTCTGTATTTGAACCCGAGTATTCGGTATTCCGATGACACCCGCCTTAATAGCGAAACCGTTCACTGGTGGCTGGATGATCTTAATTACCGCAGCCGGTCATACGCCGTTCGCTATTTTTTCGCCAAATTAAAACCGCTCAACGAAGACGGGATTGAAATAATAGACGGTTTCACCCTGCATTTGCGATTTAAGCAGCCTTTCCCTCGAGCGGGCTATTTTCTTTCGCATCCTGATTTTCAAGTATATAATCGGAGCTACCTTGGCACGGGCGCCTTTCGCGAAATCGGGCAGGCGATGGCGGGAGAACAATTGCGGGCCTTTGTTCCCAATGAATCATATCGGGGTGATATACCTCAGGTTGAAAAAATAATTATAAAATATTTCCGGCAGTCATATCGAATGAAATTCGAATATGAAAACGATATGAGTGACGGATATATCGGGTTCGGGTATGAAGATGATCTGGCCGGAGTATATGAAGCGAAAGCGTTATATCCTTACCTGGCGGTGATGCTGGCGGGAATCGGAGGCGATAGTTTTTCGAGAGGGTTGCTGCCGTCTTCAATTTATTATCGCTATGATCCCGAACGGCGACATCTCTATTTTCCTTACGGCGCGACCGAAAGTATTTTGCGCTGGATTATACGAGATGATTCGGCGGAGCCCGCGGGACGTTATCATCCTTTTGATACCGAGCGGGGCCGGTCGCTACACAGGATTATTCTCAATAACGCGCCCCGCGTTGAAATTTGCTACGACAACAGCCTGCTCTATGAAACCGGACGATACGTAGCGGATATTGCCGCTCGTGAAGGAACAATCGCCGACCTGAAAAAATATAATTATGGCCAGTCGTTTGATATTCATGTGGCGTTTTTCCCGGCGTCGGACAATATCATTCCGTTCGCCTTGATCAGCGCCGTTTTGGAATTGAATGATCAAAACTCGACACTGCCTCAGGATCAAAGAATGAATCGACCCGGGTGGGATGATCTGGGTAGAGGAACGAGCCTTTTGAATCCGGAAAACCGGGACCGCTTTTTTGCCCGGGCCGAAGCCACGATATTTGAAGAGGCTTCGTTTTTTCCTCTCTTCCGTCCCTGGATTTACGCCGTCGGCAGTGATCGGTTTAAAGGTATGAAATTTGATTTTTACGGAATTCCTGATTTGGATGATATCACCGCTTTTCGGGCTTTTACAATCGGAGGAAATTAG
- a CDS encoding tetratricopeptide repeat protein, with product MRRLTLITLLLLSLIILFSQSIWALGSEMEKAILDARWPKIYKMLKADSASVADPISRLLMGHACLATQKNYGATSMFKSVTDPDEIVIWAQFTESFYKQHPENAVAVYLSADANLRLGKIEDALAGFDHSISRNDLFLLPYYQKAFIYNFMLKDYQKAETEFRNVLRINPRFARAYLELAGIYTDRDDHTKSIELLSKAIDSDKEYSFAFYNRANAYMHLKDYDKALSDYDQAIMLRPIWPEAFYNRGNLFLFGKDNLLNAISDYDKAIRMNPEYSDAYLNRGIARDRQGMSPQAISDFNRVLDLSPDKAEAYSNRGNAHLNMDLIDKALDDYNKALELNPQLAEAFENRGYLYMVKLNDPEKACADWKKACQLGRCNNYNIARDGGTCK from the coding sequence ATGAGACGATTAACGTTAATTACTCTTTTGCTCCTGAGTTTGATTATTCTATTTTCTCAGTCTATCTGGGCGCTTGGTTCAGAAATGGAAAAAGCGATATTGGATGCCCGCTGGCCGAAAATATATAAAATGCTAAAGGCAGATTCGGCTTCTGTGGCCGATCCAATCTCCCGACTTCTGATGGGCCATGCCTGTCTGGCAACCCAGAAAAACTACGGCGCAACAAGCATGTTCAAGAGCGTCACCGATCCCGATGAGATAGTAATTTGGGCTCAATTTACAGAGTCGTTCTATAAACAACATCCCGAAAACGCGGTCGCCGTTTACCTATCCGCTGATGCCAACCTCCGTTTGGGAAAAATCGAAGATGCCCTGGCCGGTTTTGATCATTCCATATCCAGGAACGATCTGTTTTTATTACCTTATTATCAAAAGGCATTCATCTATAATTTCATGCTGAAGGATTACCAAAAGGCGGAAACCGAGTTTCGCAATGTCCTGAGAATCAACCCACGCTTTGCCCGCGCCTATCTGGAGCTGGCCGGGATTTATACCGACAGGGATGATCATACAAAATCAATTGAACTATTGAGCAAGGCGATAGATTCCGATAAGGAATATTCCTTCGCCTTTTACAACCGCGCTAATGCTTATATGCATCTGAAAGATTATGATAAAGCCTTATCCGACTACGACCAGGCTATTATGTTGCGGCCTATCTGGCCGGAAGCGTTTTACAATCGAGGCAATCTTTTTCTATTCGGTAAGGATAATCTTCTAAACGCGATTTCCGATTACGATAAAGCAATTCGTATGAATCCGGAGTACAGCGATGCTTATTTGAATCGAGGTATCGCTCGCGACCGACAGGGAATGTCTCCCCAGGCCATATCTGATTTTAATCGCGTCCTGGATTTAAGCCCGGACAAGGCCGAGGCATATAGCAATCGAGGCAATGCCCATTTGAATATGGATTTAATTGATAAAGCTCTGGATGATTATAATAAGGCTCTGGAACTTAATCCCCAACTTGCGGAAGCTTTTGAAAATCGCGGTTATCTGTACATGGTCAAACTAAACGATCCTGAAAAAGCCTGCGCCGACTGGAAAAAAGCCTGCCAATTGGGACGCTGCAATAATTATAATATCGCCCGCGACGGTGGTACATGCAAATAA
- a CDS encoding ATP-binding protein, with product MTFSTRLRLTLLAAAILPTILITIIVVTGISEQIKRIEHREAVLACDRFEDLLGNTSARVEKSIRYVADSRAFQISELNLQAKRRSSSRYRLPLLSLDFLEYVDSSGRVLLSADRPALVGQVLPPSDIADPYFVYKYENDYRGSHPSLICIIPTQSGYLYGGIFLDLSFNSLAAAVTRSQISFLDKRNVSDGSPLQQPDKSVGNPYREENQFRAVIFNEEPSEYFIFGRFDPSGLDIVFNNFYTAVGGVTIFSLIVVITAGLYFTSRTRREIQNLREGAVRVASGDLSSQVITRGEDEFSELAESFNSMMKQLSDSQKRLVMTEKIAAWQSIGRKVAHEVKNPLTPIAIAADDLRRSYSERQPDFEKILSECTGTITREVDRLKKLIDRFSAFAQMPAPEIKEFDINRVVDEIKILYKDQIEAGRVELKNNLSHPIVRADLEQLLQVLINLIKNSLEADAGKCQAEFQSLHDGIRITIEDDGPGFPEKILTDGITPYHSTKKEGSGLGLLICQRIVFDHIGTMNVENKKDGGARVSITLPQENV from the coding sequence ATGACGTTCTCGACCCGATTGCGCCTGACTTTGCTGGCCGCCGCGATTTTGCCGACGATTCTGATAACGATAATCGTCGTAACCGGTATATCCGAACAGATTAAAAGAATCGAACATCGGGAAGCGGTTTTGGCATGTGACCGTTTTGAGGATTTGCTTGGTAACACATCGGCCCGCGTAGAAAAAAGTATTCGATATGTTGCCGACAGCCGCGCTTTTCAAATCAGCGAACTCAATCTGCAAGCCAAAAGACGGTCGTCTTCCCGGTATCGTCTGCCGCTATTGTCTCTTGATTTTTTGGAATATGTCGATTCATCGGGGCGGGTATTACTTTCGGCCGACCGTCCGGCATTGGTGGGGCAGGTTCTACCGCCATCGGATATTGCCGATCCCTACTTTGTATATAAATATGAAAACGATTACCGGGGCTCGCATCCCTCGCTGATTTGTATTATCCCCACTCAATCCGGCTATCTTTATGGCGGGATATTTCTGGATTTGTCGTTCAACTCATTGGCCGCGGCAGTAACGAGGTCGCAAATATCTTTTTTGGATAAGCGAAACGTATCTGATGGATCACCGTTACAGCAGCCGGACAAGTCTGTCGGAAATCCTTATCGAGAGGAAAATCAATTTCGCGCGGTGATATTCAATGAGGAGCCATCGGAATATTTTATTTTCGGCCGGTTTGATCCCAGCGGTCTCGATATCGTTTTCAATAATTTCTATACCGCTGTCGGGGGGGTCACTATATTTTCGCTGATCGTGGTAATTACGGCCGGGTTGTATTTTACATCGCGGACCCGGCGGGAAATTCAAAATCTTCGCGAGGGGGCGGTACGAGTCGCCTCGGGTGATTTGTCCAGCCAAGTTATAACCCGAGGGGAAGACGAGTTTTCCGAACTGGCCGAATCATTCAACAGCATGATGAAACAGTTGTCCGATTCGCAAAAACGGCTTGTCATGACCGAAAAGATCGCGGCCTGGCAATCGATTGGCCGCAAAGTGGCCCATGAAGTGAAAAACCCCCTGACTCCGATCGCGATCGCCGCCGACGATTTACGGCGCAGTTATTCTGAACGACAACCCGATTTTGAAAAAATATTATCCGAATGTACGGGGACGATTACCCGGGAGGTTGACCGTTTGAAAAAATTAATTGATCGTTTTTCGGCGTTCGCGCAGATGCCCGCTCCGGAGATAAAAGAATTCGACATCAATCGGGTGGTTGATGAAATCAAAATTCTTTATAAAGACCAGATTGAAGCCGGTCGTGTTGAATTAAAAAATAACTTATCGCATCCAATAGTCAGAGCGGATTTGGAGCAGTTACTGCAGGTTCTAATTAATCTTATCAAGAACAGCCTCGAAGCCGACGCCGGAAAATGCCAGGCGGAATTTCAAAGCTTGCATGATGGTATTAGAATCACGATTGAAGATGACGGGCCAGGTTTTCCCGAGAAAATCCTGACCGATGGAATTACTCCATATCATTCAACCAAAAAAGAAGGCAGTGGTTTGGGACTTTTGATTTGCCAGCGAATTGTATTTGATCATATTGGGACTATGAACGTTGAAAACAAAAAAGACGGAGGGGCGCGGGTGAGCATCACCCTGCCGCAGGAAAATGTCTAA
- a CDS encoding YggS family pyridoxal phosphate-dependent enzyme: MERIARNLREVNQRIAEAAGKVNRQPSEITLVSVSKTFSVEIVEHAVAAGAKILGESRVQEGIEKVKELGNIASWHLIGHLQTNKAARAVQYFDLIQSIDSWHLAEKVSQASVRLNKKIDCLLEVNSSGEESKYGFPPDDLIEGAERIATLPGINMKGLMTIGPWTDDASEIQKAFEMTRKLFEAMRTQVGPYVDTLSMGMSSDYELAIKCGSNMVRVGTAIFGERTR, from the coding sequence GTGGAACGGATCGCCCGGAATTTGCGGGAAGTGAATCAGCGCATCGCCGAGGCCGCCGGAAAAGTTAATCGTCAGCCTTCGGAAATTACGCTTGTATCCGTCAGTAAAACTTTTTCTGTGGAGATAGTGGAACACGCCGTCGCGGCCGGTGCGAAAATTCTGGGGGAGAGTCGAGTTCAGGAAGGAATCGAAAAAGTTAAAGAACTGGGTAACATCGCCTCATGGCATCTGATAGGACATTTGCAAACCAACAAAGCAGCACGGGCGGTACAATATTTCGATTTGATTCAGTCAATCGACTCATGGCATCTGGCTGAAAAAGTTTCTCAGGCGTCTGTCAGACTGAACAAGAAGATTGATTGTCTTCTGGAAGTAAATTCATCGGGCGAAGAAAGTAAATACGGCTTCCCTCCCGATGATTTAATTGAAGGGGCCGAACGAATAGCGACGCTTCCGGGTATAAACATGAAAGGTCTGATGACGATAGGCCCCTGGACGGATGATGCGAGTGAAATTCAAAAAGCGTTTGAAATGACTCGTAAATTATTTGAGGCGATGCGAACACAAGTAGGCCCTTACGTAGATACGTTATCGATGGGAATGTCGTCGGATTACGAGTTGGCAATAAAATGCGGCTCCAACATGGTTCGTGTCGGTACTGCGATTTTTGGCGAGAGAACAAGATAA
- a CDS encoding DivIVA domain-containing protein, producing METTPNDLRQQQFEIKFRGYNPDDVEVFRDLAATALEEARAETLKLSEENNHLNERLKHLIDLEDTLKAVVVEAQKNADATITTAHKDAETTIEQAKKEAELIVREAEHKKSEVIADMHRQMGKLVADINKIRFIRSNYLTQLKSLITSQLASIEQLLAEDDKGNGYSEHDAGQGESVSGEETAQTQQYTAEDMQTNPEEGYIEQSDEDNNALEQIEKLDDTEHHTNEE from the coding sequence ATGGAAACCACTCCTAATGATCTGCGTCAGCAGCAGTTTGAAATTAAATTCCGGGGATACAATCCCGATGATGTCGAAGTTTTTCGGGATCTCGCGGCGACCGCCCTGGAGGAAGCCCGCGCCGAAACTTTAAAACTATCCGAAGAAAACAATCACCTCAACGAACGTTTGAAACATTTAATCGACCTTGAAGACACCCTCAAAGCGGTCGTCGTGGAAGCTCAGAAAAACGCGGATGCAACCATAACCACGGCTCATAAAGATGCCGAAACTACTATTGAGCAGGCCAAAAAAGAAGCGGAATTGATTGTTCGCGAAGCCGAGCATAAGAAGTCGGAAGTAATCGCCGATATGCACCGCCAGATGGGGAAACTTGTCGCCGACATAAACAAAATCAGGTTCATCCGCAGCAATTATCTGACTCAATTAAAATCACTCATTACATCGCAACTGGCTTCAATCGAACAACTGCTGGCCGAGGATGATAAAGGAAACGGATACTCCGAACATGATGCCGGGCAAGGCGAATCTGTCTCCGGCGAAGAGACGGCACAGACCCAGCAATACACCGCCGAGGATATGCAGACGAATCCTGAAGAAGGGTATATTGAACAGTCGGATGAGGATAATAATGCCCTGGAGCAAATCGAAAAGCTCGACGATACCGAACATCATACGAATGAGGAATAG
- a CDS encoding purine-nucleoside phosphorylase codes for MDNMYDKIIESADYIKTQTDIEPQIGIILGTGLGSLADGIEIKSKIEYENIPNFPVSTVESHKGRLLMGTLKGKPVAAMQGRFHFYEGYDMKQITFPVRVLKELGIEILIVSNACGGMNPQFKAGDVMVITDHINLLGYNPLIGYNDDRLGVRFPDMYNCYDMDLVKLTEEVALDLKIPLKKGVYVSVSGPNLETAAEYRFLRIIGADVVGMSTVPEVIVARHQGTKVLGMSIITDMGLPDTLEPCSLERIIDTANEAEPKLRDIITGVVERI; via the coding sequence ATGGACAATATGTACGATAAGATTATTGAATCAGCGGATTATATAAAAACTCAAACGGATATAGAACCACAAATCGGTATTATTCTTGGTACCGGACTCGGTTCCCTTGCCGATGGCATCGAAATCAAATCAAAAATTGAATATGAAAATATTCCCAATTTCCCTGTTTCAACCGTCGAATCTCATAAGGGTCGACTCCTCATGGGAACACTTAAAGGCAAGCCGGTGGCGGCCATGCAGGGCAGATTTCATTTCTATGAAGGCTACGACATGAAACAGATCACCTTCCCGGTACGGGTTCTGAAAGAGCTGGGAATTGAAATTCTGATTGTCTCCAATGCTTGCGGAGGAATGAATCCCCAATTCAAAGCCGGTGATGTCATGGTAATTACCGATCATATTAATCTTTTGGGATATAATCCTCTCATCGGTTACAACGATGACCGACTGGGCGTCCGGTTTCCCGATATGTATAACTGCTACGATATGGATCTGGTGAAACTGACCGAAGAGGTTGCTCTTGATTTGAAGATTCCTCTGAAGAAAGGCGTATATGTTTCAGTCTCCGGGCCGAATCTGGAAACCGCCGCGGAGTACCGTTTTCTGAGAATTATCGGCGCCGATGTCGTTGGGATGTCAACCGTTCCCGAAGTTATTGTCGCCCGTCATCAGGGAACCAAAGTGCTGGGGATGTCGATTATAACCGACATGGGATTGCCCGATACACTGGAGCCGTGCTCTCTCGAACGCATCATTGATACGGCCAACGAAGCCGAGCCGAAATTGCGCGATATCATCACCGGGGTCGTTGAGCGGATTTAA
- a CDS encoding rubrerythrin family protein: MADLIGTKTEKNLLGSFAGESQARNRYTFFASKARKEGYVQIADIFEETANQEKEHAKRFFKFLKGGDVEITASFPAGVIGSTAENLKAAAAGEHEEWTELYPEFARIARQEGFEAIAKNWDAICVAEKQHENRYLELLKNIENGTVFKKPEKVVWRCRNCGYLHVGEEAPDVCPACAHKKDHFEVLAENW; this comes from the coding sequence ATGGCGGATTTAATAGGAACCAAGACCGAAAAAAATTTATTGGGTTCATTTGCCGGAGAATCACAGGCGCGGAATCGCTACACGTTCTTTGCCAGCAAAGCCCGAAAAGAAGGGTATGTGCAGATTGCCGATATTTTTGAAGAAACCGCCAATCAGGAAAAAGAGCATGCCAAGCGGTTTTTCAAATTTCTGAAAGGCGGGGATGTCGAAATTACGGCTTCGTTCCCGGCGGGTGTAATTGGCTCGACGGCTGAAAACCTCAAGGCCGCCGCCGCGGGAGAGCATGAGGAATGGACGGAGCTTTACCCCGAATTCGCGCGAATCGCTCGACAGGAAGGTTTCGAGGCAATTGCCAAAAACTGGGACGCCATATGCGTCGCTGAGAAGCAGCATGAAAACAGGTACCTGGAATTATTGAAAAATATCGAAAACGGAACCGTCTTCAAAAAGCCGGAAAAGGTAGTCTGGCGTTGCAGAAACTGCGGATATTTGCACGTGGGAGAAGAGGCGCCCGATGTCTGCCCGGCCTGCGCCCATAAAAAAGACCATTTCGAAGTTCTGGCCGAAAACTGGTAA
- a CDS encoding thioredoxin domain-containing protein yields MHTKTKNRLANAASPYLQAHADNPVDWYEWSEEAFEKARNENKPIFLSIGYNACHWCHVMEHESFENDEIARILNKFFVSIKVDREERPDIDQVYMSAVMAMTGGGGWPMSIFMTPDKKPFFAGTYFPPVSNYGRPGFKELLTEIAFAYESRHDDIIKTAETITSRLSQSATQSISPRPISREVLVSGADEILRNVDFRNGGFGSNPKFPQSAAVEFLFRASRLTKNEEYSQAGFLTLKKMSEGGIYDHLGGGFHRYSVDEKWLIPHFEKMLYDNALLVKSYLEAYQLTGEAEYLEVVTGTLGFLQREMSDSEGGFYSTMDADSEGEEGKFYVWKKSEVDEIMGDDSDWICRYYGITVSGSFEHGLNVLHLGRHSQDVMDKLQLSPEEFREKIEKANLTLLDVRSRRVAPAIDDKILVSWNGLAISAFSRAYQVTGEAGYLTSARKAADFILKKLYDEGTLYHSYRHGKILRVELLEDYAYFIAGLLDLYQASFEENYLRTARQLADRTVELFYDSDQFYSAPANNNDLIFRPRDISDGATPSPAYVMIRNLQYLIAITGDNSLSNIRDESLAAHSGMAAQSPQATGTLLMAGYFALSEPIEIVVSGNDSQKMTRFNREIFSRFLPNKIVIGNISGEKSNLPLLQGRQEVDQLTYFFCRDKACRLPVTDLAGLSQELNWLSGL; encoded by the coding sequence TTGCACACTAAGACAAAAAATAGACTGGCCAATGCCGCGTCACCCTATTTGCAGGCTCATGCCGATAATCCGGTCGATTGGTACGAGTGGAGCGAAGAAGCTTTCGAAAAAGCACGTAATGAAAATAAACCAATATTTTTATCAATTGGTTATAATGCCTGCCATTGGTGTCATGTCATGGAGCATGAATCGTTTGAAAACGACGAAATCGCTCGGATATTAAATAAGTTTTTTGTGTCGATAAAAGTTGATCGAGAGGAACGACCCGATATCGATCAGGTTTATATGTCGGCCGTCATGGCTATGACCGGCGGTGGGGGATGGCCTATGTCAATCTTTATGACTCCCGATAAGAAACCGTTTTTCGCCGGGACCTATTTCCCGCCGGTATCAAATTACGGCCGCCCGGGATTTAAGGAGCTCCTCACGGAAATCGCCTTCGCTTATGAAAGCCGGCACGATGATATTATAAAGACCGCCGAGACGATTACCAGCCGTTTGTCTCAATCGGCAACTCAGAGTATTTCACCAAGGCCTATCAGTCGTGAAGTATTAGTTTCAGGGGCGGATGAAATACTCAGAAATGTGGATTTTCGAAACGGCGGATTCGGCTCAAACCCCAAATTCCCCCAGAGCGCTGCTGTTGAGTTTTTATTTCGAGCTTCTCGTTTAACCAAAAACGAAGAATATTCCCAAGCCGGTTTTCTGACATTGAAAAAAATGTCGGAAGGCGGAATCTACGATCATCTCGGAGGCGGTTTCCATCGCTACTCGGTCGATGAAAAATGGCTCATTCCTCATTTTGAAAAAATGCTTTATGACAATGCCCTTTTAGTCAAATCATATCTCGAAGCCTACCAGCTAACGGGCGAGGCGGAGTATCTCGAAGTCGTAACAGGAACTCTTGGTTTTCTGCAGCGCGAAATGTCTGACTCCGAAGGCGGCTTTTATTCGACTATGGATGCCGACAGCGAAGGCGAAGAAGGTAAATTCTATGTCTGGAAAAAATCAGAGGTAGACGAAATAATGGGCGATGACTCCGATTGGATATGCCGCTATTACGGGATAACCGTATCGGGTAGTTTTGAGCATGGTCTCAATGTTTTACATTTGGGCCGTCATTCGCAGGATGTTATGGATAAATTACAATTGAGCCCGGAAGAATTTCGTGAGAAAATTGAAAAGGCAAATCTGACTTTATTAGATGTCCGTTCCCGTCGTGTCGCCCCGGCTATCGACGATAAGATCCTTGTTTCGTGGAATGGCCTGGCTATCTCCGCCTTTTCGCGGGCCTATCAGGTGACAGGGGAAGCCGGTTATCTAACATCCGCAAGAAAAGCCGCCGATTTTATTTTGAAAAAATTGTATGACGAGGGCACGCTTTATCATAGCTACCGCCATGGAAAAATCCTGCGCGTGGAATTACTGGAAGATTACGCCTATTTCATTGCCGGATTACTCGATTTATACCAGGCATCGTTTGAGGAAAATTATCTGCGGACCGCCCGGCAGTTGGCTGATCGCACTGTGGAACTGTTTTATGATTCCGATCAATTTTATTCCGCTCCCGCAAATAACAATGATTTAATCTTCAGGCCTCGTGACATATCAGACGGCGCCACGCCTTCGCCGGCTTATGTCATGATTCGCAACCTCCAGTATCTTATCGCTATTACCGGTGATAATTCTCTGTCCAATATTAGGGATGAATCATTGGCAGCCCACTCGGGTATGGCCGCCCAGTCACCCCAGGCAACTGGCACACTGTTGATGGCCGGGTATTTTGCCTTATCAGAACCTATCGAAATTGTCGTCTCAGGTAACGATTCTCAAAAAATGACACGATTCAATCGGGAAATATTTTCTCGATTTTTACCCAATAAAATCGTAATCGGGAATATCAGCGGGGAAAAATCGAACTTACCCCTTTTGCAGGGAAGGCAGGAGGTCGACCAACTGACATATTTCTTCTGCCGTGATAAAGCCTGTCGTCTCCCGGTGACAGACTTGGCCGGTTTGAGCCAAGAACTAAACTGGCTAAGCGGTCTGTAG